A portion of the Rhinopithecus roxellana isolate Shanxi Qingling chromosome 19, ASM756505v1, whole genome shotgun sequence genome contains these proteins:
- the LOC115894888 gene encoding keratin-associated protein 4-12-like isoform X3, protein MVSSCCGSVCSEQSCGLENCCRPSCCQTTCCRTTCCRPSCCVSSCCRPQCCQSVCCQPTCCRPSCCQTTCCRPSCCVSSCCRPHCCVSSCCRPQCCQSVCCQPTCCRPSCCISSCCRPSCCESSCCRPCCCLRPVCGRVSCHTTCYRPTCVISTCPRPLCCASSCC, encoded by the exons ATGGTCAGCTCCTGTTGTGGCTCTGTCTGCTCCGAGCAGAGCTGTGGCCTGGAGAACTGCTGCCGTCCCAGCTGCTGCCAGACCACCTGCTGCAGGACCACCTGCTGCCGCCCCAGCTGCTGTGTGTCCAGCTGCTGCAGGCCCCAGTGCTGCCAATCTGTGTGCTGCCAGCCCACCTGCTGCCGCCCCAGCTGCTGTCAGACCACCTGCTGCCGCCCCAGCTGCTGTGTGTCTAGCTGCTGCAGACCCCA CTGCTGTGTGTCCAGCTGCTGCAGGCCCCAGTGCTGCCAGTCTGTGTGCTGCCAGCCCACCTGCTGCCGCCCCAGCTGCTGCATCTCCAGCTGCTGCCGTCCCTCTTGCTGTGAATCCAGCTGCTGCCGCCCCTGCTGCTGCCTGCGTCCAGTCTGTGGCCGAGTCTCCTGCCACACCACTTGCTATCGCCCAACCTGTGTCATCTCTACCTGCCCCCGCCCCTTGTGCTGCGCCTCCTCTTGCTGCTAA
- the LOC115894888 gene encoding keratin-associated protein 4-12-like isoform X2, translating into MVSSCCGSVCSEQSCGLENCCRPSCCQTTCCRTTCCRPSCCVSSCCRPQCCQSVCCQTTCCRPSCCVSSCCRPQCCQSVCCQPTCCRPSCCISSCCRPSCCVSSCCRPQCCQSVCCQPTCCRPSCCISSCCRPSCCESSCCRPCCCLRPVCGRVSCHTTCYRPTCVISTCPRPLCCASSCC; encoded by the exons ATGGTCAGCTCCTGTTGTGGCTCTGTCTGCTCCGAGCAGAGCTGTGGCCTGGAGAACTGCTGCCGTCCCAGCTGCTGCCAGACCACCTGCTGCAGGACCACCTGCTGCCGCCCCAGCTGCTGTGTGTCCAGCTGCTGCAGGCCCCAGTGCTGCCAATCTGT CTGCTGTCAGACCACCTGCTGCCGCCCCAGCTGCTGTGTGTCTAGCTGCTGCAGACCCCAGTGCTGCCAGTCTGTGTGTTGCCAGCCCACCTGCTGCCGCCCCAGCTGCTGCATCTCCAGCTGCTGCCGCCCCAGCTGCTGTGTGTCCAGCTGCTGCAGGCCCCAGTGCTGCCAGTCTGTGTGCTGCCAGCCCACCTGCTGCCGCCCCAGCTGCTGCATCTCCAGCTGCTGCCGTCCCTCTTGCTGTGAATCCAGCTGCTGCCGCCCCTGCTGCTGCCTGCGTCCAGTCTGTGGCCGAGTCTCCTGCCACACCACTTGCTATCGCCCAACCTGTGTCATCTCTACCTGCCCCCGCCCCTTGTGCTGCGCCTCCTCTTGCTGCTAA
- the LOC115894888 gene encoding keratin-associated protein 4-12-like isoform X1, which translates to MVSSCCGSVCSEQSCGLENCCRPSCCQTTCCRTTCCRPSCCVSSCCRPQCCQSVCCQPTCCRPSCCQTTCCRPSCCVSSCCRPQCCQSVCCQPTCCRPSCCISSCCRPSCCVSSCCRPQCCQSVCCQPTCCRPSCCISSCCRPSCCESSCCRPCCCLRPVCGRVSCHTTCYRPTCVISTCPRPLCCASSCC; encoded by the coding sequence ATGGTCAGCTCCTGTTGTGGCTCTGTCTGCTCCGAGCAGAGCTGTGGCCTGGAGAACTGCTGCCGTCCCAGCTGCTGCCAGACCACCTGCTGCAGGACCACCTGCTGCCGCCCCAGCTGCTGTGTGTCCAGCTGCTGCAGGCCCCAGTGCTGCCAATCTGTGTGCTGCCAGCCCACCTGCTGCCGCCCCAGCTGCTGTCAGACCACCTGCTGCCGCCCCAGCTGCTGTGTGTCTAGCTGCTGCAGACCCCAGTGCTGCCAGTCTGTGTGTTGCCAGCCCACCTGCTGCCGCCCCAGCTGCTGCATCTCCAGCTGCTGCCGCCCCAGCTGCTGTGTGTCCAGCTGCTGCAGGCCCCAGTGCTGCCAGTCTGTGTGCTGCCAGCCCACCTGCTGCCGCCCCAGCTGCTGCATCTCCAGCTGCTGCCGTCCCTCTTGCTGTGAATCCAGCTGCTGCCGCCCCTGCTGCTGCCTGCGTCCAGTCTGTGGCCGAGTCTCCTGCCACACCACTTGCTATCGCCCAACCTGTGTCATCTCTACCTGCCCCCGCCCCTTGTGCTGCGCCTCCTCTTGCTGCTAA
- the LOC104658517 gene encoding keratin-associated protein 4-4: protein MVNSCCGSVCSDQGCGLENCCRPSCCQTTCCRTTCCRPSCCVSSCCRPQCCQSVCCQPTCCRPSCCQTTCCRTTCCRPSCCVSSCCRPQCCQTTCCRTTCCRPSCCRPQCCQSVCCQPTCCRPSYCVSSCCRPQCCQTTCCRTTCCRPSCCVSSCCRPQCCQTTCCRTTCCRPSCCVPSCCISSC from the exons ATGGTCAACTCCTGTTGTGGCTCTGTGTGCTCTGACCAGGGCTGTGGCCTAGAGAACTGCTGCCGTCCCAGCTGCTGCCAGACCACCTGCTGCAGGACCACCTGCTGCCGCCCCAGCTGCTGTGTGTCCAGCTGCTGCAGGCCCCAGTGCTGCCAATCTGTGTGCTGCCAGCCCACCTGCTGCCGCCCCAGCTGCTGCCAGACCACCTGCTGCAGGACCACCTGCTGCCGCCCCAGTTGCTGTGTGTCCAGCTGCTGCAGACCCCAGTGCTGCCAGACTACCTGCTGTAGGACCACCTGCTGCCGCCCCAGCTGCTGCAGGCCCCAGTGTTGCCAGTCTGTGTGCTGCCAGCCCACCTGCTGCCGCCCCAGCTACTGTGTATCCAGCTGCTGCAGACCCCAGTGCTGCCAGACCACCTGCTGTAGGACCACCTGCTGCCGCCCCAGCTGCTGTGTGTCCAGCTGCTGCAGGCCCCAGTGCTGCCAGACCACCTGCTGCAGGACCACCTGCTGCCGCCCCAGCTGCTGTGT GCCCTCCTGCTGCATCTCCAGTTGCTGA
- the LOC104658486 gene encoding keratin-associated protein 4-12-like isoform X2 — MNNSCCGSVCSDQSCGLSSCCRPSCCQNTCCRTTCCRPSCCISSCCKPQCCRPTCCRPSCCISSCCRPSCCISSCCRPSCCQTSCCRTTCCRPSCCISSCYRPQCYQSVCCLPTCCQPSCCISSCCRPNCWASGCCRPSCCQTTCCRTTCFRPICCGSSCC; from the exons ATGAACAACTCCTGCTGTGGCTCTGTCTGCTCTGACCAGAGCTGTGGTC TCTCCAGCTGCTGCAGACCCAGCTGCTGCCAGAACACCTGCTGCAGGACCACCTGCTGCCGCCCCAGCTGCTGTATCTCCAGCTGCTGCAAGCCCCAGTGCTGCCGGCCCACCTGCTGCCGCCCCAGCTGCTGCATTTCCAGTTGCTGCAGGCCTTCCTGCTGTATCTCCAGCTGCTGCAGACCCAGTTGCTGCCAGACTTCCTGTTGCAGGACCACCTGCTGCCGCCCCAGCTGCTGTATCTCCAGCTGCTACAGGCCCCAGTGCTATCAGTCTGTGTGCTGCCTGCCCACCTGCTGCCAGCCCTCCTGCTGTATTTCCAGCTGCTGTAGACCCAACTGCTGGGCGTCCGGCTGCTGCCGCCCTTCCTGCTGCCAGACCACCTGCTGTAGAACAACCTGCTTCCGCCCCATCTGCTGTGGCAGTTCTTGCTGCTGA
- the LOC104658486 gene encoding keratin-associated protein 4-3-like isoform X3, producing the protein MNNSCCGSVCSDQSCGQDLCQESCCRPSCCQTTCCRTTCCRPSCCISSCCKPSCYISSCCRPSCCQNTCCRTTCCRPSCCISSCCKPQCCRPTCCRPSCCISSCCRPSCCISSCCRPSCCQTSCCRTTCCRPSCCISSCYRPQCYQTTCFRPICCGSSCC; encoded by the exons ATGAACAACTCCTGCTGTGGCTCTGTCTGCTCTGACCAGAGCTGTGGTCAAGATCTCTGCCAGGAGAGCTGCTGCCGCCCCAGCTGCTGCCAGACCACCTGCTGCAGGACCACCTGCTGCCGCCCCAGCTGCTGCATTTCCAGTTGCTGCAAGCCTTCCTGCTATATCTCCAGCTGCTGCAGACCCAGCTGCTGCCAGAACACCTGCTGCAGGACCACCTGCTGCCGCCCCAGCTGCTGTATCTCCAGCTGCTGCAAGCCCCAGTGCTGCCGGCCCACCTGCTGCCGCCCCAGCTGCTGCATTTCCAGTTGCTGCAGGCCTTCCTGCTGTATCTCCAGCTGCTGCAGACCCAGTTGCTGCCAGACTTCCTGTTGCAGGACCACCTGCTGCCGCCCCAGCTGCTGTATCTCCAGCTGCTACAGGCCCCAGTGCTATCA AACAACCTGCTTCCGCCCCATCTGCTGTGGCAGTTCTTGCTGCTGA
- the LOC104658486 gene encoding keratin-associated protein 4-3-like isoform X1 yields MNNSCCGSVCSDQSCGQDLCQESCCRPSCCQTTCCRTTCCRPSCCISSCCKPSCYISSCCRPSCCQNTCCRTTCCRPSCCISSCCKPQCCRPTCCRPSCCISSCCRPSCCISSCCRPSCCQTSCCRTTCCRPSCCISSCYRPQCYQSVCCLPTCCQPSCCISSCCRPNCWASGCCRPSCCQTTCCRTTCFRPICCGSSCC; encoded by the coding sequence ATGAACAACTCCTGCTGTGGCTCTGTCTGCTCTGACCAGAGCTGTGGTCAAGATCTCTGCCAGGAGAGCTGCTGCCGCCCCAGCTGCTGCCAGACCACCTGCTGCAGGACCACCTGCTGCCGCCCCAGCTGCTGCATTTCCAGTTGCTGCAAGCCTTCCTGCTATATCTCCAGCTGCTGCAGACCCAGCTGCTGCCAGAACACCTGCTGCAGGACCACCTGCTGCCGCCCCAGCTGCTGTATCTCCAGCTGCTGCAAGCCCCAGTGCTGCCGGCCCACCTGCTGCCGCCCCAGCTGCTGCATTTCCAGTTGCTGCAGGCCTTCCTGCTGTATCTCCAGCTGCTGCAGACCCAGTTGCTGCCAGACTTCCTGTTGCAGGACCACCTGCTGCCGCCCCAGCTGCTGTATCTCCAGCTGCTACAGGCCCCAGTGCTATCAGTCTGTGTGCTGCCTGCCCACCTGCTGCCAGCCCTCCTGCTGTATTTCCAGCTGCTGTAGACCCAACTGCTGGGCGTCCGGCTGCTGCCGCCCTTCCTGCTGCCAGACCACCTGCTGTAGAACAACCTGCTTCCGCCCCATCTGCTGTGGCAGTTCTTGCTGCTGA